The genomic window AAGTTGTGCCAACGATTCATCCTTATATAAAGATCGGACCAAGTGAGCTCGTTGCCCATACAGTAACGTTTCGAGAAGCTGCCGCATCGCAAAAAGGAGACGAGGCTTTGTTAACAGGTGCAAAGGGGCTGGCGCTTATCGGCTATCGTTTACTTAAGGAACCTGCCATTATTGATGAAGCAAAGAAAGAATTAGAAAGTCGGAAAAGCTTAGCTGAGAAGCGATAAGCGTTGTACGGAGGTGGTCCATTTCCAATAGCGGAAAGGATCATCTTTTTGCTTTATTTTTATACTTGGGAAAATGGATAGAATAAGAGATTGATCCTGTTAAAAGAATGAGCTACACTTTAAGAATTAAATGAAAAGAAGCAGTTACGAGGCAAATGAAAGAAAGGGGTGAAGGATGCCAGGTGAATGTAGTAGACTCTCAGATTAAAAAATAAAAAAGGAGCTACTAAAAAAATGAAGACGATTTATTCTGAAAGGCTCTCTTTGCAAGAAGTCTCGCAAAAAGATGCTGAATCATTGTTTCACATTTGGTCAAACCCGGAAATTACGAAATTCATGAATATTCCCGCCATGACACGTGTAAATCAAGCAATGGACATGATCCAACTATTTGAATCGCTAAGTCAAGAGAAGAAAGGAAATCGTTTCACCATTTCTTTGACTGAAACGAAAACCGTTATTGGCTCTTGCGGATTTAACTACCTTGATTATGAAAACGATCGTGGTGAGATAGGATATGAACTTGATAAGGAGTACTGGGGTCAAGGCTATATGACGGAAGCGTTAAAGACTCTTATTCATCTCGGCTTTTCTGAATTCGCTTTAAACCGGATTGAAGCAAAAGTGGAGCCGGAAAACGTTGCTTCTCAATACGTGTTAAAGAAAATTGGGTGCAAAGAGGAAGGACTCCTCCGTCAGTATGAGAAAGCAAAAGGAACATACATCGACCTAATCATGTTTAGTGTCTTAAGAGAGAATCTATAAAAAAGCGAGTCTACCCCTTGGTAGACTCGCTTTTTTACTATGTTTATGCGGAGCCTTTAATCAGAAGCTTGCTTTCATAGTGCTTCCGTTCAAACGGCTTGCTCTGACCAGATAAGCGCAGTTCTAAGGCGTGAACTAAATCTTTTGCCATCTCTTGAACCTGATTCGTCATAGTCGTAATAGCTGGCGATGTGACATCACTAATGGAATGATTATCAAACCCTATGATGGATAGTTCAGTTGGCACAGAAAGGCCGCATTCATGTGCGGCCTTTAAATAACCAGCTGCCACAAAGTCGCTACCAGCAAAGATCGCATCAATGTCATTTGTCTGGTGAAGTTTTTTACCTAGCATATAGCCATCATGAATGGATGCGATCTTGTCAAAAATCAAGTGTTCATCCCAAGTGAGTCTATGTTCTTGATGTGCCAGTTTATATCCTAGAAGTCTCTCCTGTTGGGAAGGGGAAGCGAGATAATCAGAACAGAAAGCAATTTTCCTCCGCCCTTTTTTAATAAGATAAACTACGCTTTTATAAGCGGCATGTTTTTCATTTAAACAAAAAACATCTACTTTGCTACTTTTATAGGCCTCATTACAAATGACGAGTATGCCATTCATACTCATCTCGTCTAATTCTACTTGATTTAAAGAGGAAGACGTTATGATAAGAGCATCTAGTTCTTTTCTTTTCCATTTCTCAAACACGTCGATTTCTTGATGTCTATCGCCAAAGGTTTGAAACAATACGGGTTTATAGCCGTAGTTGTGACTTTCTTCTGAGAGGACACCAGCGAGCTCTGCAAAGTAAGGGTGTGATAAGTAAGGAATGATGATGCCAATTGAACCTGTGCGCTTTAGGCGGAAATGATTTGATATCTGATTTGGCGTAAAGTGAAGCTGTTTAATCGCTTCTTCCACGCGCTTTCGTTTTTCATCAGACACATAGGGATGGTTGTTTAAAACACGAGATACGGTGCTCCGTGACACACCACTTAATTTTGCTACATCTCGAATGGTATACATGGTGACCTCCTGAATAAAAATTAAAATGGATCTTGACCTGGGACCGGTCTCATCTATTATAGTGTCTTTATCATCTTGAGGAGGAACGTTACATGCAAACCATTCATTTCCCGCCACCATTCCCATTTCCAAAAAAGACACGTTCACTTGTGTTTTGTGATTTTGATGAAACCTATTTTGCTCATGAATGTACAGCGAAGCAAAGAAAAGACATACAGCAATTAGAAGACTTCTTGCAGGAGGCATCCCAACAATATGGCTTTCAAATTGGCTGGATTACTGGAAGCGATACATGTCATCTACTGTCCAAAGTAAAACAAGCGGGTATGCGTTTTTCTCCTCATTTTATCTGCTCAAATCTAGGAACAGATGTATTCCATGTTCTAATAGATGGAAAGATTGAATCGAATAAACTGTGGGAAAAAAGCCTTCCAAACCGTATTGAGTTCCATAGAATGTCTGCTGAAGTCGTGTCTGAACTAAAGAACATGTATCAAATTGAATTGGTCTCTCAAAGTCAATATGGACAGTCTGCTTATAAGAAAAACTATTACTATTTTATTCGTTCAAGTTCTTTAACAGCTTATCATATGAACGTGATTAAACAAGTTGCCTCTTCATATGGAGTAGGATTGAATATAAATCGGTGCAACCCGAAAGCTGGAGATCCAACATACGCATATGACGTTGATTTTGTTCCAAAGGAAGCAAGTGGAAAAGATGCTGTAGCTGCTTTTATGTGTCAATGGTTTAATGTCCATGTTGATGACACACTAGCCTTCGGTGACAGTGGTAATGACATCAAGTTATTAAAATTTGTGAAGCATGGGTACCTGGTTGGCAATGCAACGAGTGAAGCGCAAAAAAAGCATAATCAAATGACGAATGGCTCTTATACTGAAGGGATCTTAGAAATGCTGAAAAAGCATTATACGTAGGTAACGGAAAAGCCAACTTATTTTTGCCTTAAGAAAGTCTGTTCTTGATTGAATGAGCTATAAGACCCATTCATTGGAACTTCAGACAGGATTACGTGGTTCATTGGAGTAGCTATACAGTTAAAGTCTTCAATGAATGCCTCGCATACGGAAACAAGTGTCGTTACTGTATGGCAAAAGGTGAGCCTACTAAAAATGTTAAAGAAGAAGACATGGAAATAGCTACAGCCTTTGCCGAGTTATTCCTTAATGATCGCTGAAAGAGTAGCTGAATAAAACCTTATCATAGAGAAGAGCATCCTTTATAATAAAGATAGGATAAAGGGGGTCTCTATGAATTTACAAGAAGCGTACCGATGTTTAGACCTTTCTGAGGATGCAACGGATGAAGAAATTGAGAAGCAATACATGCGATGGATCCGCAAACAAAAGGCAGATCCATCGATTTCACTGGACGACAAAACGGAAGCGTATACACGAATTCGAAATCATCGCGATTATGGGCCAATTAATGAAAATGATACAATGAAAGACAAAGCAAGTCACTTTTTCTATTATTATAAAATTCATACAGTCGCTGCTGTTATTTTAGTAGGTGTCCTTATTATGGTTGGATCAACCATTTATTCTAATTATCAAGAGCGGCAAGAGCTTGCGGCATTACCGGATGCGAATGTAGAGATCATGTTTTACGGTTCATTTCTACATCCGGGATTGGATGAAGAAGCAGAAGAAGTGGTTGAAGAGACAATTTTAGCGCTGATGCCTGACTGGAGTAGAGTAGATGCGACGTTAACCTATCACTCTACTGATACTGAAAATTTATTGGATGTAGGAGCTCAGCAGAGAAGTACCGTTCTCTTAGCAACGGAACGACCTGATTTGTACATTTTTGATGAAGCATCCTTTCAAACATTTGTTGGAAGTGGTATGTTTGAACCGTTAGATGAAATTAATGACCAAGTAAATGAAGAAGTATTCGCTTCGTCCCATGTTTATGGCGTAGAAGAGGGTGAATCTGAAGAACAGTTAGTTGGTTTAAAACTAGATCACCATTCCTTATTCGATACGATTGATATAAATGACGACGTTACTCAGATTGCTGCTATTAGAAAAGACGCAGTTAATAAAGAGAATGCGCTTCAATTAATATTAACGTTACAATAATGGTCGATAGCGAGGAGGTTGAAGCATGAATCCAACAGGTATCCACCACATTAGTCTTGTCGTCACAGATATAGAAAAAGCAAAAGCATTCTATGGTGATGTTCTGAGGCTTCAACAACTAAAACGACCACCATTTACGTTTGTAGGACTCTGGTATGCACTTGGTCAGCAGCAGCTCCATTTAATTGAAGACGGACAGTTAAAATTGAGGGAAAAAGAAACGTCTATCAACACGAGAGGGAGACACGTAGCCTTTCATGTTTCAGATTTTGATGAAACTGTCCGTCACTTACACAATCAAGGTGTTTTGTATATTGAAAAGAGATACAGTACAAGTGGGTTTCATCAAGTATTTATAAATGACCCAGATGGAAACACCATTGAATTTATGAGCGAGTTCCAAGCAGAATAACAGAGGTGCTGTGATAAGGGATTCTGCTGTAAGAGATTTAATAAAGAGAAGTCATATGGAAACGTGGCTTCTCTTTATTTGTCATGAGGAACAATGAAGGTTTGCGAAGCTATTCGTGTATTTCTGATCGATTCCCTCTGGTCCCAAAATCAATGATGGAAAGATCGACTTCATAATGAATGTCTGCTTGTTCGAATACAGCATCCCAATTGCTCTGCTTTTTTTCCCAGAAGTCATAGTGTTGAATCTTGACGTATTGTTGTAAGTTCACTGGATCGGTTTTAAATTCATGTTGTAATTCATGGATCATCGTTTCAACGTCAGATGTCAGTTGTGCTTGTAATTCTTTTTCTAGGTTTTTTAAGTACTGTGCATCATAAGCATCTTCATGTGGATCCCAGTTTTCGGCTAAACGTCCGTCGCTACTCACTTTAATATCAATTCGCAGACGATCATTCGTTAGCGATGTTTCTATGGAGTCCAAATGTACATCCAATATCTCATAGACAGTTCGATTGCCATTGACCACTTTTGTAAGAACACCACCTTTTATATCTCCAGTAAGCCAATTCAACAGACTCACTTGATAAGGAGATACATAAGTCCCCATTTCTTCTCCATTCTTTACAATATAGCCACCATCGAATTTTATATTATCGTCTTTCACACGAACGTTTGGTAATAGGATGGATTGTTGACGACTTGTTGAGTCAGCGAGTAAGCCTAACGTGACAGGCGCTGGAATTTCTGTGGTTCGATCTTTATTTTTACTTAGATCGACAATCGTTTTTGAAGTAGGAGATGCGTTATTTCCTTTAGGGTAGGAGAAGAGTGTGCTCAAAGATTCATTTGTTAACACCACTTTGACACCTCTCTTTGTCCGTTCATCTCTAATTTTTTGATTGATTAACTTCTTCACTCCCCATTTCTGCACTGCATCCGTGTCTAAAACAAGAATCATTTGATGATCACTCATAATTCCCTGATCAATTAGTTCCAAATGTCGAATCGCATCGAGGACGGATTTTCCTGTTGAATACTTATTGCGATAAGAAATACTAGAAGAGATGTTTTCATCGCTTAAAGGGAGATACAATTGAGTTAACAAACCAATAGTATCCTCTTGATCTTCCTGTACTTCAATACCTACGCCCATGACAAACGACAAGCTTTCAATATTTGAGCTGTCCCAGCATGCAGTTAACTGGAGTAACGATACAATAAAGATGCACTGAAACCACTTCTTCATATACGAGCCTTCTTTCGTAACGAAACTAGGGCATAACAAGTAACTGGAAGAATAAAAAAGAATGAAACAAACGCAAATTGCTGATACTCGGATACTTTTGTAATGTCATCAATTGTTTGTGGCCATAAAGCGAGACCGATCATACTGATAGTTGCTGGTGGAATGAGCCAATTCCTTGAAACCGGGAAGACTTTTTTCAAAAGAAAAACAGCACTATAAAGGGTAAATAAACT from Shouchella hunanensis includes these protein-coding regions:
- a CDS encoding GNAT family N-acetyltransferase, with the protein product MKTIYSERLSLQEVSQKDAESLFHIWSNPEITKFMNIPAMTRVNQAMDMIQLFESLSQEKKGNRFTISLTETKTVIGSCGFNYLDYENDRGEIGYELDKEYWGQGYMTEALKTLIHLGFSEFALNRIEAKVEPENVASQYVLKKIGCKEEGLLRQYEKAKGTYIDLIMFSVLRENL
- a CDS encoding LacI family DNA-binding transcriptional regulator — encoded protein: MYTIRDVAKLSGVSRSTVSRVLNNHPYVSDEKRKRVEEAIKQLHFTPNQISNHFRLKRTGSIGIIIPYLSHPYFAELAGVLSEESHNYGYKPVLFQTFGDRHQEIDVFEKWKRKELDALIITSSSLNQVELDEMSMNGILVICNEAYKSSKVDVFCLNEKHAAYKSVVYLIKKGRRKIAFCSDYLASPSQQERLLGYKLAHQEHRLTWDEHLIFDKIASIHDGYMLGKKLHQTNDIDAIFAGSDFVAAGYLKAAHECGLSVPTELSIIGFDNHSISDVTSPAITTMTNQVQEMAKDLVHALELRLSGQSKPFERKHYESKLLIKGSA
- a CDS encoding HAD-IIB family hydrolase — translated: MQTIHFPPPFPFPKKTRSLVFCDFDETYFAHECTAKQRKDIQQLEDFLQEASQQYGFQIGWITGSDTCHLLSKVKQAGMRFSPHFICSNLGTDVFHVLIDGKIESNKLWEKSLPNRIEFHRMSAEVVSELKNMYQIELVSQSQYGQSAYKKNYYYFIRSSSLTAYHMNVIKQVASSYGVGLNINRCNPKAGDPTYAYDVDFVPKEASGKDAVAAFMCQWFNVHVDDTLAFGDSGNDIKLLKFVKHGYLVGNATSEAQKKHNQMTNGSYTEGILEMLKKHYT
- a CDS encoding VOC family protein, translated to MNPTGIHHISLVVTDIEKAKAFYGDVLRLQQLKRPPFTFVGLWYALGQQQLHLIEDGQLKLREKETSINTRGRHVAFHVSDFDETVRHLHNQGVLYIEKRYSTSGFHQVFINDPDGNTIEFMSEFQAE
- a CDS encoding Ger(x)C family spore germination protein, encoding MKKWFQCIFIVSLLQLTACWDSSNIESLSFVMGVGIEVQEDQEDTIGLLTQLYLPLSDENISSSISYRNKYSTGKSVLDAIRHLELIDQGIMSDHQMILVLDTDAVQKWGVKKLINQKIRDERTKRGVKVVLTNESLSTLFSYPKGNNASPTSKTIVDLSKNKDRTTEIPAPVTLGLLADSTSRQQSILLPNVRVKDDNIKFDGGYIVKNGEEMGTYVSPYQVSLLNWLTGDIKGGVLTKVVNGNRTVYEILDVHLDSIETSLTNDRLRIDIKVSSDGRLAENWDPHEDAYDAQYLKNLEKELQAQLTSDVETMIHELQHEFKTDPVNLQQYVKIQHYDFWEKKQSNWDAVFEQADIHYEVDLSIIDFGTRGNRSEIHE